The following proteins are encoded in a genomic region of Nicoliella spurrieriana:
- a CDS encoding 2,3-diphosphoglycerate-dependent phosphoglycerate mutase yields MAKLVLIRHGQSQWNLSNQFTGWVDVDLSDKGVEEAKNAGKLLKEHGLEFDYAFTSVLTRAIKTLHFALEESDQLWVPETKTWRLNERHYGKLQGLNKKETAEQYGDEQVHIWRRSYDTLPPLLPDDSPYSAKKDRRYADLDPNLIPAGENLKVTLERVMPLWEDQIAPKLLDGKNVIIAAHGNSLRALSKYIERISDDDIMDLEMKTGEPVVYDFDDKLKVTNKTKLDD; encoded by the coding sequence ATGGCAAAACTTGTATTAATTCGTCATGGACAAAGTCAATGGAACCTATCTAACCAATTTACTGGTTGGGTTGACGTTGATTTAAGCGACAAGGGTGTTGAAGAAGCCAAAAACGCAGGTAAATTATTGAAGGAACACGGTCTTGAATTTGACTATGCCTTCACTTCAGTATTGACCCGTGCAATCAAGACTTTACACTTTGCTTTAGAAGAATCAGACCAATTGTGGGTTCCTGAAACTAAGACTTGGCGTTTAAACGAACGTCATTACGGAAAGTTACAAGGACTTAACAAGAAAGAAACTGCTGAACAATATGGAGACGAACAAGTCCACATTTGGCGTCGTTCATACGATACACTTCCTCCATTGCTTCCAGATGACTCTCCTTACTCTGCTAAGAAAGACCGTCGTTACGCCGACTTAGATCCAAACTTAATTCCTGCAGGTGAAAACCTCAAGGTAACCCTCGAAAGAGTGATGCCCCTTTGGGAAGACCAAATCGCACCTAAGTTATTAGACGGCAAGAACGTTATTATTGCAGCTCATGGAAATTCACTTCGTGCTTTGAGTAAGTACATTGAACGAATCAGTGATGATGATATCATGGACTTAGAAATGAAGACTGGTGAACCAGTTGTTTATGACTTTGATGATAAGCTTAAGGTTACTAACAAGACTAAATTAGACGACTAA